A region of Zeugodacus cucurbitae isolate PBARC_wt_2022May chromosome 5, idZeuCucr1.2, whole genome shotgun sequence DNA encodes the following proteins:
- the W gene encoding protein white encodes MGQEDQEVLIRGGKATSTSAESLDNNNGQSYEQSSINQGFSKNYGTLSPPSPTLTTDNLTYSWYNLDVFGAVHQPGSGWKQLLNRVKGVFCNERHIPAPRKHLLKNVSGVAYPGELLAVMGSSGAGKTTLLNAIAFRSSKGVQISPSTVRMLNGNPIDAKEMQARCAYVQQDDLFIGSLTAREHLIFQAMVRMPRHTTQKQKVQRVDQVIQDLSLGKCQNTLIGVPGRVKGLSGGERKRLAFASEALTDPPLLICDEPTSGLDSFMAHSVVQVLKKLSQKGKTVILTIHQPSSELFELFDKILLMAEGRVAFLGTPGEAVDFFSYIGAQCPNNYNPADFYVQVLAVVPGREAESRERIAKICDNFAVGKVSREMEQNFQRLEKSNGLPKEDENGFTYKASWFMQFRAVLWRSWLSVLKEPLLVKVRLFQTTMVAVLIGLIFLGQQLTQVGVMNINGAIFLFLTNMTFQNAFATITVFTSELPVFMRETRSRLYRCDTYFLGKTIAELPLFLIVPLIFTAIAYPMIGLRPGVDHFLTALALVTLVANVSTSFGYLISCACSSTSMALSVGPPVIIPFLLFGGFFLNSGSVPVYFKWLSYLSWFRYANEGLLINQWADVKAGEITCTSSNTTCPSSGEVILETLNFSASDLPFDFVGLALLIVGFRISAYIALTVRARRKE; translated from the exons AACAATGGGCAGTCCTACGAGCAATCCTCCATAAATCAGGGGTTTAGTAAAAATTACGGTACACTCTCACCGCCGTCGCCTACGCTCACCACGGATAATCTCACTTACTCTTGGTATAATTTGGATGTGTTCGGTGCTGTGCATCAGCCGGGTTCGGGTTGGAAACAACTGCTGAATCGTGTAAAAGGTGTTTTCTGTAATGAACGTCATATTCCGGCGCCGCGCAAACACCTCTTGAAAAACG TTTCCGGTGTCGCTTATCCGGGTGAATTGCTAGCGGTTATGGGCAGTTCTGGTGCCGGTAAAACAACACTACTGAATGCGATTGCTTTTCGCTCATCGAAAGGTGTACAAATATCGCCGTCCACTGTACGCATGCTGAATGGTAATCCAATTGATGCCAAAGAAATGCAAGCACGCTGTGCTTATGTACAACAGGACGATCTGTTCATTGGTTCATTAACTGCACGAGAGCATCTCATCTTCCAGGCCATGGTACGTATGCCAAGACATACGACGCAAAAGCAAAAGGTACAACGTGTCGATCAGGTTATACAAGATCTGTCGTTGGGTAAATGCCAGAATACTTTGATTGGTGTGCCGGGTCGTGTGAAAGGCTTATCCGGTGGCGAACGCAAACGCTTGGCATTTGCTTCGGAAGCGCTGACGGATCCACCACTACTGATTTGTGATGAACCCACTTCGGGTTTAGACTCATTTATGGCACATAGCGTGGTACAAGTGCTGAAGAAACTGTCGCAGAAAGGCAAAACAGTCATATTGACCATACATCAACCATCTTCTGAGTTATTTGAACTTTTCGATAAGATATTGCTCATGGCAGAGGGTAGAGTTGCATTTCTTGGTACACCCGGTGAAGCTGTGGACTTTTTCTCATA CATCGGCGCTCAATGCCCAAACAATTATAATCCAGCAGATTTTTACGTACAAGTTCTGGCTGTAGTACCTGGCCGGGAAGCGGAGTCCCGTGAGCGCATAGCCAAAATTTGTGATAATTTTGCCGTTGGAAA GGTCTCTCGCGAGATGGAGCAGAATTTTCAAAGACTGGAGAAATCCAATGGCTTACCCAAAGAGGACGAGAATGGTTTCACATACAAAGCTTCATGGTTTATGCAGTTTCGTGCAGTACTATGGCGCTCATGGCTGTCTGTGTTGAAGGAACCGTTATTAGTGAAAGTGCGCCTATTTCAAACGACG ATGGTTGCTGTGCTCATTGGACTGATCTTTCTGGGACAACAATTAACCCAAGTCGGTGTCATGAACATTAACGGTGCCATTTTCTTGTTCTTAACTAATATGACTTTTCAAAATGCATTCGCCACCATAACT GTTTTCACATCCGAACTGCCAGTGTTCATGCGTGAGACGCGCAGTCGTCTTTATCGCTGTGACACATACTTCCTTGGAAAAACCATTGCCGAACTGCCACTCTTCTTGATTGTTCCACTCATATTTACAGCTATCGCCTATCCAATGATTGGCCTACGTCCTGGCGTCGATCATTTCTTGACAGCACTGGCGCTTGTTACATTAGTTGCCAATGTGTCGACTTCATTCGGTTATTTGATTTCATGCGCCTGCTCGTCGACTTCAATGGCGCTATCCGTGGGTCCACCTGTTATAATACCATTTCTACTTTTCGGCGGCTTCTTCTTGAACTCCGGCTCGGTGCCGGTGTACTTCAAGTGGCTGTCGTATTTATCATGGTTCCGTTATGCTAATGAAGGACTGTTAATCAATCAGTGGGCCGATGTGAAAGCGGGAGAAATTACTTGCACTTCATCGAATACAACTTGCCCTAGTTCTGGCGAGGTTATACTGGAGACGTTGAACTTTTCGGCAAGTGATTTGCCGTTCGATTTTGTTGGATTGGCTTTGCTTATTGTAGGTTTTCGGATATCCGCGTATATAGCACTAACAGTGCGCGCTCGACGCAAGGAGTAA